The following coding sequences are from one Triticum dicoccoides isolate Atlit2015 ecotype Zavitan chromosome 4A, WEW_v2.0, whole genome shotgun sequence window:
- the LOC119284829 gene encoding dual-specificity RNA methyltransferase RlmN-like, with amino-acid sequence MSSSSSSPPARRSVFDAAYIRAEFDAAGISPTFIPTIWKYVLQNPRCSDLDGVPSLSAAAYALLRNKFRPTTSTLTAAAESKDRTTTKLLIRLQNGESVEAVIMRYDSRLGKYDGKTRPGGVRSTLCVSSQVGCKMGCRFCATGTMGFKSNLSSGEIVEQLVHATRYSQIRNIVFMGMGEPLNNYTALVEAIQVLTGFPFQISPKRVTVSTVGIIHSINKFNNDLPNINLAVSLHAPDQDIRCHIMPAARAFPLAKLMNALQSYQNASKQTIFIEYIMLDGVNDQEEHAHKLGKLLENFKAVVNLIPFNPIGSASTFKTSSDQSIKKFQKVLRGIYSIRTTVRQEMGQDIAGACGQLVVSLPDERSAGGATLLSDIEDLRI; translated from the exons atgtcgtcctcgtcgtcgtcgccgccggcgCGCCGCTCCGTGTTCGACGCCGCCTACATCCGCGCGGAGTTCGACGCCGCCGGCATCTCCCCCACCTTCATCCCTACCATCTGGAA GTACGTGCTGCAGAACCCTAGGTGCAGCGACCTCGACGGCGTCCCGTCCCTCTCGGCGGCCGCGTACGCGCTCCTGCGGAACAAGTTCCGGCCGACCACCTcgaccctcaccgccgccgccgaatCCAAGGACCGCACCACCACCAAGCTGCTCATCCGCCTCCAG AATGGAGAATCTGTAGAAGCAGTGATCATGCGGTATGATTCACGACTGGGGAAGTATGATGGGAAGACACGCCCTGGAGGAGTGCGTTCAACCCTGTGTGTATCATCACAG GTTGGGTGCAAGATGGGCTGTAGATTCTGTGCTACCGGAACAATGGGATTCAAAAGCAACCTTTCCTCTGGAGAAATTGTTGAGCAGCTGGTCCATGCAACCCGTTATTCTCAAATTCGAAACATTGTTTTCATG GGAATGGGGGAGCCATTAAACAACTATACTGCTTTGGTTGAAGCAATCCAAGTCTTGACAGGATTTCCCTTTCAGATTTCACCCAAGAGAGTTACTGTATCTACT GTTGGGATTATCCATTCAATCAACAAGTTCAACAATGATCTTCCAAATATAAATTTAGCCGTGTCATTGCATGCTCCTGACCAAGACATACGTTGTCATATAATGCCTGCTGCACGGGCCTTTCCTTTAGCAAAGCTAATGAATGCATTACAATCGTATCAAAACGCGAG CAAGCAGACAATATTCATTGAGTACATTATGCTTGATGGAGTGAACGATCAGGAGGAGCATGCCCACAAGCTTGGTAAACTACTTGAAAATTTTAAAGCG GTTGTTAACCTGATACCATTCAATCCAATTGGCTCAGCAAGCACGTTCAAGACAAGCAGTGACCAGAGCATCAAGAAGTTTCAGAAGGTCCTGAGAGGCATCTACAGCATCAGAACCACCGTTCGCCAGGAGATGGGTCAAGACATAGCCGGTGCTTGTGGGCAGTTGGTGGTTAGCCTGCCCGACGAAAGATCGGCAGGCGGGGCCACCCTTCTGTCAGACATCGAAGACCTCAGGATCTGA
- the LOC119284830 gene encoding eukaryotic translation initiation factor 3 subunit A-like yields the protein MTTTETATAREPREASRREGRDSHGRRPHSSSRSRRDDPSPRRRRDDMRHESDRSQHRRRAEEGADDAGDRDEGRNRHLQDVKARSDGPDPGRREGKPPPGDAKEDPPARHERSPRGTKRFSETREAWRPRSSFFQHDERERARQGGRHYGRQDYGRQRDQNEHLNDRDRHKSEGHGFQEKVGQAHQQSDVDSTWKHDGFFKLQEDAPVAKRRPGFKEMRMPLEGQESAHAVTEPNSRSRIPDQPGWTSGMGEERINYHSREFIRPDDRDTRRGYSDYRSVGQRNGYDPRGRFAGRGGRGRDRFDYQYGGRSNMHEEAGDHQTEKWKHDLYDETNSTPAPMTEEEQIAKVEALLAL from the exons atgacgacgacggagacggcgacggcgagggaGCCGCGCGAGGCGTCCCGGCGGGAGGGCCGCGACTCGCACGGGAGGCGCCCGCACTCCTCGTCCAGGTCGCGCCGGGACGACCCCAG cccgaggaggcggagagacgaCATGAGGCATGAGTCCGACAGGAGCCAGCACAGGCGTCGGGCCGAGGAGGGCGCCGATGATGCGGGCGACCGTGATGAGGGGAGGAACAGGCACCTGCAAGACGTTAAGGCGCGGAGCGATGGTCCTGATCCGGGCCGCCGGGAGGGGAAGCCGCCGCCGGGCGACGCGAAGGAGGACCCTCCGGCGAGGCACGAGAGGTCTCCCAGGGGAACCAAGCGGTTCTCCGAGACGAGGGAGGCATGGCGGCCTAGATCTTCGTTCTTTCAG CATGATGAGCGTGAACGTGCTAGGCAAGGTGGTCGACACTATGGTCGCCAAG attatggaagacaaagggatcaAAATGAGCATCTCAATGATAGAGATAGACACAAGTCTGAGGGACATGGTTTTCAGGAAAAGGTTGGGCAGGCTCACCAACAGAGTGATGTTGATTCTACATGGAAGCACGATGGGTTTTTCAAGTTGCAGGAAGACGCTCCGGTTGCCAAAAGGAGGCCAGGGTTTAAGGAGATGAGAATGCCACTGGAGGGGCAAGAATCAGCTCATGCTGTTACAGAACCGAATTCAAGATCACGTATACCTGATCAACCTGGGTGGACCTCTGGAATGGGAGAAGAAAGGATAAACTACCATTCACGGGAATTCATAAGGCCTGATGATCGAGATACCAGGAGGGGATATTCTGATTACCGGAGTGTTGGTcagagaaatggctatgatccaAGAGGGCGTTTTGCTGGCAGAGGGGGAAGGGGCAGAGACAGGTTTGACTACCAGTATGGTGGAAGAAGCAACATGCACGAGGAGGCCGGTGATCATCAGACAGAAAAATGGAAGCATGACCTTTATGATGAGACGAACAGTACCCCAGCTCCGATGACTGAAGAAGAGCAGATTGCAAAAGTCGAAGCACTGTTGGCGCTGTAG
- the LOC119288633 gene encoding putative cyclin-dependent kinase F-2, whose product MAARKRPAAVLDAGHGHATAQHQQSPTCCKRSRASIGSTDDYEKVARLGKGGFGVVHRMRHRVTKKNVAVKFLSSPDVEDLEREARFLEACDGNPYVVGFEGLLCDPATGDTAGLVMEYVEASSLHSLLWDRRSDPPLPESTVRDFMWKLLTGAEKMHGHDRHIVHRDIKPANILVGRNGELVKICDLGLAMSMSGWPPYNRAGTTSYMAPEMILGKKDYDAQVDTWSIGCVFAELLTGKTMFKGYLEDDDEDKTKNDIRQLWSIFCVLGMPDERTWPGFTSLPLTAEALRRLPAGCKYSRLRYSFPEDKLSEEGFQVLQGLLTCNPEKRLTAAAALKHPWFDAPRSAAAAAAAAKVDALSFPKKKTPRIKFIPPAMPQKNLLKIPLAVWNAAQRV is encoded by the coding sequence ATGGCTGCCCGCAAGCGACCTGCTGCCGTCCTCGACgccggccacggccacgccacggcTCAACATCAACAATCGCCGACGTGCTGCAAGAGGAGCCGCGCCTCCATCGGGAGCACCGACGACTACGAGAAGGTGGCCCGCCTAGGCAAAGGCGGCTTCGGCGTCGTCCACAGGATGCGCCACCGCGTCACCAAAAAGAACGTGGCCGTCAAGTTCCTCTCCTCCCCCGACGTCGAAGATCTTGAGCGGGAGGCGCGGTTCCTCGAGGCCTGCGACGGAAACCCTTACGTCGTCGGCTTCGAGGGCCTGCTGTGCGACCCGGCCACCGGCGACACCGCCGGCCTCGTCATGGAGTACGTCGAGGCGTCGAGCCTCCACTCTTTATTGTGGGACAGGCGCAGCGACCCGCCGCTCCCGGAATCCACGGTGCGCGACTTCATGTGGAAGCTCCTGACCGGTGCGGAAAAGATGCACGGGCACGACCGCCACATCGTTCACCGTGACATCAAGCCAGCCAATATCCTCGTCGGGAGAAACGGGGAGCTCGTCAAGATTTGCGACCTTGGGCTGGCCATGTCCATGTCCGGCTGGCCGCCGTACAACCGGGCCGGCACGACGTCCTACATGGCGCCCGAGATGATCCTTGgcaagaaggactacgacgcgcaagTGGACACGTGGTCCATCGGCTGCGTCTTTGCCGAACTGCTCACCGGCAAGACGATGTTCAAGGGCTACCTCGAAGATGACGACGAAGACAAGACGAAGAATGACATAAGGCAGCTGTGGAGCATCTTCTGTGTGCTCGGGATGCCGGACGAGAGGACGTGGCCAGGGTTCACCTCGCTGCCGCTCACCGCCGAGGCGCTGAGACGGCTGCCGGCGGGGTGCAAGTACAGCCGGCTGCGGTATTCTTTCCCTGAAGACAAGCTATCCGAGGAAGGATTTCAGGTGTTGCAAGGGCTCCTCACATGCAACCCCGAGAAGCGGCTGACGGCAGCCGCCGCGCTGAAGCACCCATGGTTCGATGCTCCTCgttccgccgctgccgccgccgccgctgcgaaGGTCGACGCTCTGTCGTTTCCGAAAAAGAAGACACCAAGGATCAAGTTCATCCCGCCGGCCATGCCCCAGAAGAATCTACTCAAAATCCCACTGGCCGTGTGGAACGCAGCGCAACGAGTGTAA